ACGGTGTCACACCGATATCGATGAGCGCCATGATCAATGCCTTCAGACCCGGCCAGTAAAACTTCCGGTAATTGTCGGGGCTCATAAATGCGTCGATTCCTGCATGCAGCGGAATAAACATAAACTCAAGATTTGCGGCTTTCGCAGAAGCAACGGCACCTTCCACGCAGAGAGGCGTCATGTACTCCAGTGCCGCCAGCAGCTCATCCGGATTATCGTAGATATCGTTTACCGTATTCATGAATCCGCGGATATTATCACCGAACATATCAAACGGACATGTCTGCGCGCCCGCCGCCCCCAGCGGGAATCCTCTCGCCGCAATCGCACCTACGATCTGGTTCAGACCGCCAAACCATTTGGCTGCCGCTTCCCCGCCCCGCATCAGTGTCTGCAGCGCCGACTGCACTTCCGGATCTGCAAAGGATGCCAGTCCGATATACAGCGCATATTCCACAGGATTGTTAAAGCTGATCTTTGACAGCCCCGCTAATCCCGCAAATTTCCTGGGATATACTTTCGTCATAAAAAAGTGGCTCGGATCGTGCAGAAATTCCGGGTATTCGTCGTCCATCAGATAGCATTTGTCATGAATCTGAAACGATGCATCCAACTTCAGCCCGCTCTCAGGCCCCGGGCATTTCAAATACGTACTGCCCATCAGCTCCGGCGGATCTGTCGGATACATAACGGGTGCCCATGCAAGATCGGGTGCGTAATCATCCAGAAATCCCATGACGCCCGGTGCAACATTTCTGATATCTTTCATTGCATCATACATGGAAATTCCATAGCCTCTGGCGTAGTAATTTCCGATCTTCGGCGCAAACGGCA
The Ruminococcus gauvreauii genome window above contains:
- a CDS encoding uroporphyrinogen decarboxylase family protein; translation: MGKQSDSLEGRKKRIRDVIELREPDRVPFAPKIGNYYARGYGISMYDAMKDIRNVAPGVMGFLDDYAPDLAWAPVMYPTDPPELMGSTYLKCPGPESGLKLDASFQIHDKCYLMDDEYPEFLHDPSHFFMTKVYPRKFAGLAGLSKISFNNPVEYALYIGLASFADPEVQSALQTLMRGGEAAAKWFGGLNQIVGAIAARGFPLGAAGAQTCPFDMFGDNIRGFMNTVNDIYDNPDELLAALEYMTPLCVEGAVASAKAANLEFMFIPLHAGIDAFMSPDNYRKFYWPGLKALIMALIDIGVTPYVFCEGAYNHRLDIIADVPKGKVIYMFEDVDLAEAKRIVGQTSCICGNVPTPLLAYGSRERVIEETKKVMDIGAPGGGFIMDCSIVLDEAKKENMDAWAETTWEIGKY